One genomic region from Ruegeria sp. TM1040 encodes:
- a CDS encoding protein meaA, whose protein sequence is MSLAQKDRSEAPNRDRPWLIRTYAGHSTAAASNALYRANLAKGQTGLSVAFDLPTQTGYDSDHVLARGEVGKVGVPVGHLGDMRALFDQIPLEQMNTSMTINATAPWLLSLYIAVAEEQGADVSKLQGTVQNDLIKEYLSRGTYICPPAPSLKMIADVAEYCYQNVPKWNPMNVCSYHLQEAGATPEQELAFALATAQAVLDELKPRVPAEDFPAMVGRISFFVNAGIRFVTEMCKMRAFVDLWDEICRTRYSVEDPKFRRFRYGVQVNSLGLTEQQPENNVYRILIEMLAVTLSKKARARAVQLPAWNEALGLPRPWDQQWSMRMQQILAYETDLLEYGDLFDGNPVVDAKVEVLKEGARAELATLEGMGGAVASIEYMKSRLVDSNAERLNRIEAGETVVVGVNKWTEGEPSPLQTEDGGIMTVDPAVEAEQIARLNAWRASRDDAAVAAALEGLRAAARDGTNIMPASIKAARAGVTTGEWAEEMRKAYGTYRGPTGVSASMSNKTDGLDDLREAVNAASDQLGRRLKFVVGKPGLDGHSNGAEQIAFRARDCGMDITYDGIRLTPQELVQSAQRDSAHVIGLSILSGSHLPLVEDTLAQLRAAGLENVPVVVGGIIPEEDANMLLDMGVSKVYTPKNFELNSIMKDIVELAKTNTSV, encoded by the coding sequence ATGTCGCTCGCGCAGAAAGATCGCTCCGAAGCCCCCAATCGGGATCGGCCCTGGCTGATCCGCACCTATGCGGGCCATTCCACCGCCGCGGCGTCCAACGCGCTTTATCGCGCGAATCTCGCCAAGGGGCAGACCGGGCTCTCGGTGGCTTTTGATCTGCCGACTCAGACCGGCTACGACAGCGATCACGTCCTAGCGCGCGGCGAAGTGGGCAAGGTTGGCGTGCCGGTGGGGCATCTGGGCGACATGCGGGCGCTGTTTGATCAGATCCCGCTCGAACAGATGAACACATCGATGACCATCAACGCCACCGCGCCCTGGCTCCTGAGCCTCTATATCGCGGTGGCCGAAGAACAGGGCGCAGACGTATCAAAACTTCAGGGCACGGTGCAAAACGACCTGATCAAGGAATACCTCAGCCGCGGCACCTATATCTGCCCTCCGGCCCCGAGCCTCAAGATGATCGCGGATGTGGCGGAATACTGCTATCAGAATGTTCCCAAGTGGAACCCGATGAACGTCTGTTCCTACCACCTGCAAGAAGCGGGCGCGACGCCCGAGCAGGAGCTTGCGTTTGCTCTGGCCACCGCGCAGGCGGTGCTGGACGAGCTGAAACCGCGCGTGCCCGCCGAGGACTTCCCGGCGATGGTCGGACGCATCTCCTTCTTTGTGAACGCAGGCATCCGCTTTGTGACAGAGATGTGCAAGATGCGCGCCTTTGTCGACCTCTGGGACGAGATCTGCCGGACCCGCTATAGCGTCGAGGACCCCAAATTCCGCCGCTTTCGCTATGGCGTGCAGGTGAACTCGCTGGGGCTGACCGAGCAGCAGCCGGAAAACAACGTCTATCGCATCCTGATCGAAATGCTCGCCGTGACGCTTTCAAAAAAGGCCCGCGCCCGTGCGGTGCAGCTTCCGGCCTGGAACGAGGCGCTTGGCCTGCCGCGCCCATGGGATCAGCAATGGTCGATGCGGATGCAACAGATCCTCGCCTATGAGACCGATCTGTTGGAATACGGCGACCTCTTTGATGGCAACCCGGTGGTGGACGCCAAGGTTGAGGTGTTGAAAGAGGGCGCGCGCGCCGAGCTTGCCACGCTGGAAGGTATGGGCGGCGCTGTGGCCTCCATTGAATATATGAAGTCCCGCCTCGTGGACTCCAACGCCGAACGTCTCAATCGCATCGAGGCGGGCGAGACCGTGGTGGTCGGCGTCAACAAATGGACCGAGGGCGAGCCCTCGCCGCTTCAGACCGAGGATGGCGGCATCATGACCGTTGATCCCGCCGTCGAGGCCGAGCAGATCGCCCGGCTCAATGCATGGCGCGCCAGCCGCGATGACGCGGCGGTGGCCGCTGCGCTTGAGGGTCTGCGCGCCGCCGCACGCGATGGCACCAATATCATGCCAGCCTCAATCAAGGCCGCCCGCGCAGGCGTCACCACCGGGGAATGGGCCGAAGAGATGCGCAAGGCCTACGGCACCTATCGTGGTCCCACTGGCGTCTCGGCCTCGATGTCCAACAAGACAGATGGGCTGGACGATCTGCGCGAGGCGGTCAATGCGGCGTCCGACCAGCTGGGGCGGCGGCTCAAGTTTGTGGTGGGCAAGCCCGGACTGGATGGCCATTCCAACGGCGCCGAGCAGATTGCCTTTCGCGCCCGCGACTGTGGCATGGACATCACCTATGACGGCATCCGCCTCACCCCTCAGGAACTGGTCCAAAGCGCGCAGCGCGACTCGGCCCATGTGATCGGTCTCTCCATTCTCTCGGGTAGTCATTTGCCATTGGTCGAAGATACATTGGCCCAGTTGCGCGCCGCCGGATTGGAAAATGTCCCTGTTGTTGTGGGGGGAATTATCCCTGAGGAAGACGCAAATATGCTTCTCGATATGGGCGTCTCCAAGGTCTACACACCAAAGAATTTTGAGTTGAATTCAATCATGAAAGATATCGTCGAGCTCGCAAAAACAAACACATCAGTTTAA
- the ccrA gene encoding crotonyl-CoA carboxylase/reductase, whose product MALDTQDSMMTYDAPQKDLYEMGEIPPMGYVPKKMYAWAIRKERHGEPDTAMQQEVVDVPTLDSNEVLVLVMAAGVNYNGVWAALGQPISPFDGHKAPYHIAGSDASGIVWAVGDKVKRWKVGDEVVIHCNQDDGDDEECNGGDPMYSNSQRIWGYETPDGSFAQFTNVQAQQLMPRPKHLTWEESACYTLTLATAYRMLFGHEPHDLKPGQNVLVWGASGGLGSYAIQLINTAGANAIGVISDESKREFVMSLGAKGVLNRKDFNCWGQLPTVNTPEYAEWFKEARKFGKAIWDITGKGNNVDMVFEHPGQATFPVSTFVVKKGGMVVICAGTSGFNCTFDVRYMWMHQKRLQGSHFAHLKQASAANKLMIERRLDPCMSEVFSWADLPEAHMKMLRNEHKPGNMSVLVQAPKTGLRTLGEVLDA is encoded by the coding sequence ATGGCTCTGGACACGCAGGACAGCATGATGACCTACGATGCACCGCAGAAAGACCTCTATGAAATGGGGGAAATCCCCCCGATGGGCTATGTGCCCAAGAAGATGTACGCCTGGGCCATCCGCAAGGAGCGCCATGGAGAGCCTGATACTGCGATGCAGCAGGAAGTGGTCGATGTGCCGACGCTCGACAGCAACGAGGTGCTGGTTCTGGTGATGGCGGCCGGTGTGAACTACAACGGTGTCTGGGCCGCACTTGGCCAGCCGATCAGCCCCTTTGACGGCCACAAGGCCCCCTATCATATCGCGGGCTCGGATGCGTCGGGCATCGTTTGGGCCGTTGGCGACAAGGTAAAGCGCTGGAAAGTTGGCGATGAAGTGGTGATCCACTGCAACCAGGACGATGGCGACGATGAGGAATGCAACGGCGGCGATCCGATGTATTCAAACAGCCAGCGCATCTGGGGCTATGAGACGCCGGATGGATCCTTTGCCCAGTTCACCAACGTACAGGCCCAGCAGTTGATGCCGCGCCCCAAGCATCTCACCTGGGAAGAAAGCGCCTGCTACACGCTGACGCTTGCGACCGCCTACCGGATGCTGTTCGGCCATGAGCCGCATGACCTGAAGCCGGGCCAGAACGTGTTGGTCTGGGGCGCGTCGGGCGGGCTTGGGTCCTATGCGATCCAGCTCATCAATACCGCGGGGGCCAACGCGATCGGGGTGATCTCGGACGAAAGCAAACGCGAGTTTGTGATGAGCCTGGGGGCCAAAGGCGTGCTCAACCGCAAGGATTTCAACTGCTGGGGGCAGCTTCCGACCGTGAACACGCCGGAATATGCCGAGTGGTTCAAGGAAGCGCGCAAGTTCGGCAAGGCGATCTGGGATATCACCGGCAAGGGCAACAACGTCGATATGGTGTTTGAGCACCCTGGTCAGGCGACCTTTCCGGTGTCGACGTTTGTTGTGAAAAAAGGCGGCATGGTGGTGATCTGCGCGGGCACATCCGGGTTCAACTGCACCTTTGACGTGCGCTACATGTGGATGCATCAAAAGCGCCTTCAGGGCAGCCATTTTGCCCATCTGAAGCAGGCCTCGGCGGCCAACAAGCTGATGATCGAACGTCGCCTTGACCCTTGCATGTCCGAGGTGTTCAGCTGGGCGGATCTGCCTGAGGCGCATATGAAAATGCTGCGCAACGAGCATAAGCCCGGCAATATGTCGGTGCTGGTGCAGGCGCCCAAAACCGGTCTGCGCACCCTTGGCGAGGTGCTCGACGCCTGA
- a CDS encoding ABC transporter permease encodes MDFLTLIQVFDSTVRMATPLLLACLAGLFSERAGIFDIGLEGKMLMAAFFSAAVAAVTGNVWLGLLAGIGASLLLSGLHGLASITFRGNQLISGVALNFLASGLTVLIAESWFRQGGRTPSLLTEGRFNGIELPFAIGPSDAEAAGRPLSEMIAEANVIQQIWSELISGHSILVYVAVLMVPLTWWVLFRTRFGLRLRAVGENPAAVDTAGVSVRSLRFAAIGIAGVLCGIAGAYLATGLQAGFVKEMTSGRGYIALAALIFAKWRPWHALGACLLFGLLQAVALRFQSIQLGGVSIPVQVMDALPYVLTVVILAGFVGKAIPPRAGGQPYVKER; translated from the coding sequence ATGGATTTCCTGACACTCATTCAGGTGTTTGACAGCACCGTTCGCATGGCGACCCCGCTACTGCTGGCCTGTCTTGCGGGTCTCTTCTCCGAACGCGCAGGCATTTTCGACATCGGCCTTGAGGGCAAGATGCTGATGGCGGCGTTTTTCTCCGCTGCGGTTGCGGCCGTTACCGGCAACGTCTGGCTGGGCCTTCTGGCCGGGATTGGCGCGTCGCTGCTGCTCTCGGGGCTGCATGGACTGGCCTCGATCACCTTCCGGGGCAATCAGCTGATCTCGGGTGTAGCGCTCAACTTCCTCGCCTCCGGCCTGACCGTATTGATCGCCGAAAGCTGGTTCCGCCAGGGGGGCCGCACGCCGTCGCTCTTGACCGAAGGTCGTTTCAACGGGATTGAACTGCCCTTTGCCATCGGCCCTTCGGACGCCGAGGCCGCCGGGCGCCCCCTGAGCGAAATGATCGCCGAAGCCAATGTGATCCAGCAGATCTGGTCCGAGTTGATCTCCGGTCATTCCATTCTGGTTTATGTGGCCGTCCTGATGGTGCCGCTGACGTGGTGGGTTCTGTTTCGCACGCGGTTTGGCCTGCGCCTGCGCGCGGTGGGGGAAAACCCGGCCGCCGTCGACACCGCAGGTGTGTCGGTGCGCAGCCTGCGCTTTGCCGCCATTGGCATCGCGGGCGTGCTCTGCGGTATCGCCGGGGCCTATCTCGCCACCGGCCTGCAGGCGGGCTTTGTCAAGGAAATGACCTCCGGGCGGGGATATATCGCGCTGGCCGCGCTGATCTTTGCCAAATGGCGCCCCTGGCACGCGCTTGGCGCCTGTCTGCTGTTTGGTCTGTTGCAAGCGGTCGCTCTGCGGTTCCAGAGCATCCAGCTTGGCGGGGTTTCGATCCCGGTGCAGGTCATGGATGCCCTGCCCTATGTGCTGACCGTTGTGATCCTTGCTGGTTTTGTCGGCAAGGCAATCCCGCCGCGCGCCGGGGGTCAGCCCTATGTAAAGGAACGCTAA
- a CDS encoding AAA family ATPase, translated as MTQAPSSAPALQFSDDQAQAFDSLSEQLRKAGVDLGEDLLHPPRGETGVSAVIGKAGSGKTLLLSEFYKALAAAGVEVVSGDYESRKKGEKRTLAILAPTNKAASVLRLRGVPATTIHRILYTPVYDPEYERIAEWLAGEGDRPEIEGLSDEALARAEAFYATNKSIPGALAAAGLRGSDFITGWKRREEPLDIGFVDEASMLDDRQFEDLKEIFPTLVLFGDPAQLAPVNQSGSMVFDDLPEERKLILNRIHRQEADNPILDLAHALADPQMGFEDFERMVEEKARQDERVVWGQRVEVDLMARSPVLVWRNNTRIRLINAFRAVHGAPEDQLLEGEPLICDGLELPLKHRKKRLDLEARGLIKGAQVIYLGPGRKPGFSRLHVMGAEDPQVSAASIVKIEKPEEEEPFIPFAARMGATFLHGAAVTIHKAQGSQWETAQVFAPDIYAAARMGRVEAGQPLWKRLAYVAITRAQERLIWVVRNRLAKPTGPLPVEDLKQVAAPTLTLEAQDAEASL; from the coding sequence ATGACACAGGCTCCTTCCTCAGCGCCCGCGCTGCAATTCTCTGATGATCAGGCGCAAGCCTTTGATTCCCTTTCCGAACAGCTGCGCAAAGCCGGGGTTGATCTGGGTGAGGATCTGCTGCATCCGCCGCGTGGAGAAACCGGCGTCAGCGCAGTGATCGGCAAGGCCGGATCGGGCAAGACCTTGTTGCTATCGGAGTTCTACAAAGCCCTGGCCGCCGCCGGTGTCGAAGTGGTGTCGGGTGATTACGAGAGCCGCAAAAAGGGCGAGAAACGCACGCTGGCGATCCTCGCACCAACCAACAAGGCCGCCAGCGTCCTGCGCCTGCGCGGTGTGCCGGCGACGACCATTCACCGCATTCTCTACACGCCGGTGTATGACCCGGAATATGAGCGCATCGCCGAGTGGCTGGCGGGAGAGGGCGACCGGCCCGAGATCGAGGGGCTGAGCGACGAGGCGCTGGCGCGCGCCGAAGCCTTTTACGCCACCAATAAATCCATACCTGGCGCACTGGCGGCGGCGGGTTTGCGGGGATCGGACTTTATCACCGGCTGGAAACGGCGCGAAGAGCCTCTGGACATTGGTTTTGTCGATGAGGCCTCGATGCTGGACGATCGCCAGTTCGAAGACCTGAAGGAGATTTTCCCGACGCTTGTGCTGTTTGGGGATCCGGCGCAGTTGGCGCCCGTGAACCAATCGGGTTCGATGGTGTTTGACGACCTGCCCGAAGAGCGCAAGCTGATCCTCAATCGCATTCACCGCCAAGAAGCCGACAACCCGATCCTCGATCTGGCGCATGCGCTGGCGGACCCGCAGATGGGGTTTGAGGATTTTGAGCGCATGGTCGAGGAAAAGGCGCGTCAGGACGAACGTGTGGTCTGGGGCCAGCGGGTCGAGGTGGATCTGATGGCGCGCTCGCCGGTTCTGGTCTGGCGCAACAACACCCGCATCCGGCTCATCAACGCGTTTCGGGCCGTGCATGGCGCGCCAGAGGATCAGCTTCTTGAGGGGGAGCCACTGATCTGCGACGGGCTGGAGCTTCCGCTCAAACACCGCAAGAAGCGGCTCGATCTGGAAGCGCGCGGACTCATCAAGGGGGCGCAGGTCATCTACCTCGGTCCCGGGCGCAAGCCTGGGTTTTCGCGCCTGCATGTGATGGGCGCTGAAGATCCGCAGGTCTCGGCCGCCTCGATCGTGAAGATCGAAAAACCCGAGGAAGAGGAGCCTTTTATTCCCTTTGCCGCGCGCATGGGGGCGACGTTTTTACACGGTGCGGCGGTTACGATCCACAAGGCGCAAGGCAGCCAATGGGAAACGGCGCAGGTCTTTGCGCCCGACATCTATGCGGCAGCGCGGATGGGGCGGGTCGAGGCGGGCCAGCCCCTGTGGAAACGGCTGGCCTATGTGGCGATCACCCGCGCACAGGAACGGCTGATCTGGGTGGTGCGCAACCGGTTGGCCAAACCTACGGGGCCGCTGCCGGTCGAGGATCTGAAGCAAGTGGCGGCGCCCACACTGACATTGGAAGCACAGGACGCGGAGGCCTCTTTATGA
- a CDS encoding H-NS family nucleoid-associated regulatory protein, whose translation MSIDLNKMSRKDLLQLRKDVEKALKDAELRERTEALKAAEQAAAEYGFSLDEVLSGPAKGAARKSKASPKYRNPENPDETWTGRGRKPHWVHTALSNGVDISDLEI comes from the coding sequence ATGTCCATCGACCTGAACAAAATGTCCCGAAAGGACCTGCTTCAGTTGCGCAAAGACGTTGAAAAGGCACTGAAAGATGCTGAACTGCGCGAACGCACCGAGGCTCTGAAAGCCGCCGAACAGGCTGCCGCTGAATATGGCTTCTCTCTCGACGAAGTCCTCTCTGGCCCGGCAAAGGGTGCTGCGCGGAAATCAAAAGCCAGCCCGAAATACCGTAATCCCGAAAATCCGGACGAAACGTGGACAGGCCGTGGCCGCAAACCGCATTGGGTCCATACTGCCCTGAGCAATGGTGTCGATATATCCGATCTGGAAATTTGA
- a CDS encoding helix-turn-helix transcriptional regulator has protein sequence MVRRHSFNAILELIESSANLEEIGEVLAQFRNLVDLDHVSYRWVDRSGSVSGCSTLPTAWQDRYSAMSYHRIDPVVIGCYTAFHPVDWRDLDWSARLASAYRKDSIAFGVGNQGYSVPVRGPAGQYAILSITKSCEGEVWDKFTQKHSRDLILLAHYVNRRALEFEVSYYPTPEQPLSMRESEALSLLAEGMSRARAAEAMAISEHTLRVYIEGARSKLQAQNTTHAVARAVTMGLIAT, from the coding sequence ATGGTACGACGTCACAGTTTTAACGCCATCCTTGAGTTGATCGAAAGCTCCGCAAATCTCGAGGAGATTGGCGAAGTTCTTGCCCAGTTCCGCAATCTTGTTGACCTCGATCATGTGAGCTACCGATGGGTCGATCGCAGCGGCAGTGTCAGCGGCTGCTCGACCCTGCCGACAGCCTGGCAGGACCGTTATTCTGCCATGAGCTATCATCGCATCGATCCGGTTGTAATCGGTTGCTATACCGCATTTCATCCGGTCGATTGGCGCGATCTGGACTGGTCTGCGCGTCTTGCGTCGGCCTATCGCAAGGACTCCATAGCCTTTGGGGTCGGCAATCAGGGCTATAGCGTTCCGGTGCGCGGGCCAGCCGGGCAATATGCCATCCTGAGCATCACAAAATCCTGCGAAGGCGAGGTTTGGGATAAATTCACCCAGAAACACAGCCGCGACCTGATCCTGTTGGCGCATTATGTCAATCGCCGCGCGCTGGAGTTCGAGGTGAGCTATTACCCAACCCCGGAGCAGCCGCTCTCCATGCGCGAGTCCGAGGCACTCAGCCTCTTGGCCGAAGGCATGAGCCGCGCGCGCGCCGCCGAGGCGATGGCGATTTCCGAACACACGCTTCGGGTCTATATCGAGGGTGCGCGCAGCAAGTTGCAGGCTCAGAACACCACGCATGCGGTGGCGCGCGCGGTGACAATGGGGCTGATTGCAACCTGA
- a CDS encoding TIGR02186 family protein: protein MSLLRLISFTICATLSALAATAEEVVLGLSQDRVAITATFDGSEILIFGAVKRESPIATEAPLEVVVTVAGPSETVLVRRKDRELGIWVNTEAVTVDSAPSFYAVATSAPFSEALSDTEDLRHKISINRAIRSVGATVEGAQSFTDALMRIREEKGLYSLQENTVAVDEQTLFRTALRMPADLIEGHYRTRIFLTRAGRVVSQYETVIEVNKVGMERFLFNLSREQPAIYGLLALVIAVVSGWGAAAGFQLLRAR, encoded by the coding sequence ATGTCCCTTCTGCGTCTGATCTCCTTTACGATATGTGCCACGCTCTCTGCTTTGGCCGCCACTGCCGAAGAGGTGGTGCTCGGCCTCAGTCAGGATCGTGTCGCCATCACCGCGACCTTTGATGGCTCGGAAATCCTGATCTTTGGCGCTGTGAAACGCGAAAGCCCCATCGCCACCGAAGCCCCGCTTGAGGTGGTCGTCACCGTCGCAGGTCCAAGCGAAACCGTGCTGGTGCGCCGCAAGGACCGCGAGTTGGGCATCTGGGTCAATACCGAGGCCGTCACCGTCGACTCCGCGCCGAGCTTTTATGCCGTCGCCACCTCAGCCCCGTTTTCCGAGGCCCTCAGTGACACAGAAGATCTACGCCACAAGATCTCCATCAACCGTGCCATCCGATCCGTGGGGGCAACGGTCGAGGGCGCGCAGAGCTTTACAGACGCGTTGATGCGGATCCGCGAGGAAAAGGGGCTCTACTCCTTGCAGGAAAACACCGTTGCAGTGGACGAACAGACCCTGTTCCGCACTGCGTTGCGCATGCCGGCAGACCTGATCGAAGGCCACTACCGGACCCGGATTTTCCTCACCCGCGCCGGGCGGGTGGTGTCGCAATACGAGACGGTGATCGAGGTCAACAAGGTCGGGATGGAGCGGTTCCTGTTCAACCTGTCGCGCGAACAGCCTGCAATTTACGGCCTACTGGCACTTGTGATCGCGGTGGTCTCGGGCTGGGGCGCGGCGGCCGGGTTCCAGCTCCTGCGCGCACGCTGA
- a CDS encoding sulfite exporter TauE/SafE family protein has translation MNIYLPIAEVAVNAFLILGLGGMVGVLSGMFGVGGGFLLTPLLFFIGIPPAVAVATGANQIVASSVSGVLAHLRRRTVDLKMGAVLQLGGLIGAGLGVAIFNYLKSLGQIDLFVTLCYVVFLGIVGGLMFIESVNALRKSKRGGAPKRRQRGWVHSLPFKMRFRTSGLYISVLPPVAVGLFVGMLTAIMGVGGGFIMVPAMIYLLGMPTKVVVGTSLFQIITVTAATTMMHAVTNQTVDIVLAVLLLIGGVVGAQFGTRIGMLLKAEQLRILLALLVLLVCGKLALDLLLEPSELYSLSPLREVR, from the coding sequence ATGAATATTTACCTCCCCATCGCCGAAGTGGCCGTGAATGCGTTCCTGATTCTGGGACTGGGTGGCATGGTTGGGGTGCTGTCCGGCATGTTTGGGGTCGGCGGCGGGTTCCTTCTGACGCCGCTTTTGTTCTTTATCGGCATCCCGCCAGCGGTTGCCGTGGCCACTGGCGCCAATCAGATCGTGGCCTCTTCGGTGTCTGGCGTTCTGGCACATCTGCGTCGCCGCACCGTAGACCTCAAGATGGGAGCCGTGCTGCAACTCGGGGGTCTCATCGGCGCGGGATTAGGCGTTGCGATTTTCAATTATCTGAAGTCGCTGGGGCAAATCGATCTCTTTGTGACGCTCTGCTATGTGGTTTTCCTCGGGATAGTCGGCGGTCTCATGTTCATCGAGAGCGTAAACGCCCTGCGCAAATCCAAACGCGGCGGCGCGCCCAAACGCCGCCAGCGCGGCTGGGTTCATAGCCTGCCCTTCAAGATGCGCTTTCGCACGTCCGGGCTCTATATCTCTGTGCTCCCACCTGTCGCCGTCGGGCTCTTTGTGGGGATGCTCACCGCGATCATGGGGGTCGGTGGCGGCTTCATCATGGTGCCTGCGATGATCTACCTCTTGGGCATGCCAACCAAGGTTGTGGTCGGCACCTCGCTGTTCCAGATCATCACCGTGACCGCAGCCACCACCATGATGCACGCGGTCACCAACCAGACCGTCGACATCGTGCTCGCAGTCCTTCTGCTGATCGGCGGCGTGGTGGGCGCGCAATTTGGTACCCGCATCGGCATGCTCCTCAAGGCCGAACAACTGCGCATTCTTCTTGCGCTCTTGGTGCTCCTTGTCTGCGGCAAGCTGGCGCTGGATCTCCTGTTGGAACCAAGCGAGCTGTACTCGCTCAGCCCGCTCCGGGAGGTCCGCTGA
- a CDS encoding 1-acyl-sn-glycerol-3-phosphate acyltransferase — protein MTQTVELPLWAFVLILLFAAVTFASHFLFPSVRWFFRRRLERAVARLNQRLERPIEPFKLARRYDMIQRLIYDPQVAQAVSDHAAAKGIPENVAFEEARRSAREIVPSFSAFTYFSFAIRAARLLSNAIYRVRLGSYDEGLLKAIDRDSTVVFVMNHRSNMDYVLVTYLVAKRSALSYAVGEWARVWPLSRLIRAMGAYFIRRKSQNALYRAVLAAYVRLATRAGVTQAMFPEGGLSLTGVMAPPKHGLLKYIVEGSAEVGKDVVFVPVALNYDRVLEDKILIRAAQTGDRRFRARIGAVMVRLLRQFWLWITGRYQHAGQAAVSFGRPLSVSELPTGAGEDRARLLSTELMRRIGEVIPVLPVPMVSYLLLQRGAMSEAALVQALRETVASMPLAAIHMPEHAHGAAVQSAILQMRRRKLIRTSGGMITPERSQTDMLRYYANSIAHLVPVALEPPPDSEAISAPAKDYSASAGS, from the coding sequence ATGACGCAGACCGTGGAACTTCCTCTTTGGGCCTTTGTGCTGATCCTGCTGTTTGCAGCGGTGACATTTGCCTCGCATTTCCTGTTCCCTTCGGTGCGCTGGTTCTTTCGTCGCCGGCTGGAGCGCGCGGTGGCGCGGCTCAATCAACGGCTGGAGCGCCCGATCGAGCCCTTCAAGCTGGCGCGGCGCTACGACATGATCCAGCGGCTGATCTATGATCCGCAGGTGGCGCAGGCGGTGTCGGATCACGCGGCGGCGAAGGGCATTCCGGAAAACGTCGCCTTTGAGGAGGCGCGGCGCTCTGCGCGCGAGATCGTGCCGTCGTTTTCGGCCTTCACCTATTTCAGCTTTGCGATCCGGGCGGCGCGGCTCCTGTCGAATGCGATCTACCGTGTGCGTCTGGGCAGTTATGACGAGGGCCTGCTGAAGGCGATTGACCGGGACTCTACCGTGGTTTTTGTGATGAACCACCGGTCCAACATGGATTATGTGCTGGTGACCTATCTGGTCGCCAAACGCTCGGCCCTGTCCTATGCGGTGGGCGAATGGGCGCGGGTCTGGCCGCTCAGCCGCCTGATCCGCGCGATGGGGGCCTATTTCATCCGGCGCAAATCCCAAAACGCGCTCTACCGGGCGGTGCTGGCGGCCTATGTACGGCTGGCCACGCGCGCCGGCGTGACGCAGGCGATGTTTCCCGAAGGGGGCCTCAGCCTCACCGGGGTGATGGCGCCGCCCAAACATGGGTTGCTGAAATACATCGTCGAGGGCAGCGCCGAGGTGGGCAAGGACGTTGTCTTTGTACCGGTGGCGCTGAATTATGACCGGGTGTTGGAAGACAAGATCCTGATCCGGGCCGCGCAGACCGGGGACCGGCGGTTCCGGGCGCGGATCGGCGCGGTGATGGTGCGGCTGCTGCGCCAGTTTTGGCTCTGGATCACCGGGCGCTATCAACACGCCGGGCAGGCGGCAGTCAGCTTTGGCCGGCCGCTCAGCGTGAGCGAGCTGCCCACTGGCGCCGGTGAAGACCGCGCGCGCCTGCTGTCGACGGAGCTGATGCGCCGCATCGGCGAGGTTATCCCAGTGCTGCCGGTGCCCATGGTGAGCTATCTTCTGTTGCAACGGGGCGCGATGAGCGAGGCCGCTTTGGTGCAGGCGCTGCGCGAAACGGTGGCTTCCATGCCCCTTGCGGCCATCCATATGCCGGAACACGCCCACGGCGCAGCCGTCCAGAGTGCGATCCTGCAGATGCGCCGTCGCAAGCTCATTCGCACCTCGGGGGGAATGATCACGCCCGAGCGCAGCCAGACGGATATGCTGCGGTATTATGCCAATTCCATCGCTCACCTTGTGCCCGTCGCGCTCGAACCCCCGCCGGACTCGGAGGCGATTTCTGCACCTGCAAAAGATTATTCTGCATCCGCGGGGTCATAA
- a CDS encoding SDR family oxidoreductase: MTKSILVTGASSGIGRAVAELFLAEGWMVGLLARRVEKLAEVAEGQRCAVVLPADVTDPAAVEAAFDRFCTEAGRIDVLFNNAGIFTPPGTIDEIALEDWFAAVNVNLNGMFLSARAAFARMRHQTPRGGRIINNGSIAAHVPRPGTVPYAATKAAITGLTKSLSLDGRAYDIACGQIDIGNARTPMVADLAQRMAEANPEAPPMDSFDVGDAARSVLHMAELPLEANVQFMTVMATKMPYIGRG, from the coding sequence ATGACAAAATCCATTCTCGTCACCGGCGCGAGTTCCGGTATCGGCCGGGCGGTCGCGGAGCTGTTCTTGGCGGAGGGCTGGATGGTCGGTCTCTTGGCACGGCGCGTGGAGAAACTGGCGGAGGTCGCCGAGGGTCAACGCTGTGCCGTGGTGCTGCCTGCAGATGTGACCGACCCCGCCGCCGTAGAGGCTGCATTTGATCGCTTCTGCACCGAGGCAGGGCGGATCGATGTCTTGTTCAACAATGCGGGGATTTTCACCCCGCCGGGCACCATCGATGAAATCGCGCTGGAGGATTGGTTTGCGGCGGTGAATGTGAACCTCAACGGGATGTTCCTGAGCGCGCGGGCCGCATTTGCCCGCATGCGCCATCAAACCCCGCGGGGGGGACGGATCATCAACAATGGCTCCATCGCCGCCCATGTGCCGCGCCCGGGCACCGTGCCTTATGCGGCGACAAAGGCTGCGATCACCGGGCTTACCAAATCGCTGTCTCTGGATGGGCGGGCCTATGACATTGCCTGTGGGCAGATCGATATCGGCAATGCCCGCACGCCGATGGTTGCAGATCTGGCGCAGCGCATGGCCGAGGCCAATCCCGAGGCGCCGCCGATGGACTCCTTTGACGTGGGCGATGCGGCGCGATCAGTGCTGCATATGGCGGAGTTGCCACTGGAGGCCAATGTGCAGTTCATGACCGTGATGGCGACCAAGATGCCCTATATCGGGCGCGGCTGA